The sequence below is a genomic window from Trichosurus vulpecula isolate mTriVul1 chromosome 5, mTriVul1.pri, whole genome shotgun sequence.
TTTGGCATGCTTTCATAGATCCAGTCATAATAGAAAGATTGATTTTGGTTCATAGGGTAATAATATCAAGAACTAGgggagacctcagaagccacatAGCCCAAATCTCTCACTTTACAGGAAATTGAGCATTAGagtgattaaatgatttacccatggtAATCAGGTACTGTCAGAGACAGACTTTGAACCTGGGGCATCTGAATCCAGAAGTGCTCTGTCATTGACCTGGTGATTTGCCCACATTGTTTTTGGTCACATCTTTGGCTTGATGGGATTGAAGGGTATTGAAATCTCCTGCTAAAATTGCAAATGTGTTACTAGGGCACAGGATTCAGCAAGTTTGATCAATAAAAGCATATATTGATTACTTACTATGTTCCTAGTATCATTTTGTTGTGGGGAATAAGGAGCCATTTAAGAAAAGAGGGAGTAGGATCTAGTAGAAAAATCACACAGACAATATGTGCCAGAAGCAGGACCTAGACCTTTGAGGCTGGCTCTTTGTGCAGTTATAGTTAAAGAGTTAAAATGAAAGGGCTAGTATCCTAGGAGGCTATTCCTTGTTCAAGACAACCAAAATGATGAGCAAGGGGCAACATTTGAAAAAATCAGCATATTAATCATCAGCAAGCATGGCAATCTTAGAGgcatcttttttaattaaacaattCTTATATCTAGAAAACTGCAAAGAAGCTGGCTCCACCAGGTGCCATGGCAGCAtatgaaagacagaaaaacagTGAGAAGCCAGTAGACACTCCTGCTGTGAGCAATCTAAGtgtggaagggagagaggtatggaggaagagagaaacagggagagaaaaaaaatgaaggcagtTCCTTTGAATGCATTAGACTAGGAGTAAAGCCTTAACTAaccaaaccttcaatttgtttcTGGACTGGATTTGTGATGTTATTGAAGTAGGAAACATTGGATAaaatcccctcccctcctccccatgcaTATCAGCATTATACTTCTCCACAACTTTTAGTTGtggaataaattttattgatatattttatttttgtgttaatcaacacatatttattaggaaggaaggaaacaaacatttattaagtgccaggcagtGGGCTcaatgctttacaagtattattttgtttgatccttgcaataaccctgggagatgctattattatctcaattttacaactgaggaaactgagtcagaagttaagtgagctgtccagggttacatagctgtaaatgtctgaggcctcatttgaactcagatcactACTTATCTGTCTTATTAAGTGTCAGGCACCAGACTAAAAATTGTGGACATGAAGAAAAAGACATGGTCTTTGAGGAATTCACAAACCCTACCAcccccttccagagagccacTGCTTATAATAAAGAAggataaaagaggaagaaacaaaaaaagtttcaCAAACTAACACATATAGAGAAATCTACTATTTGTATGTAGAATTTCATACCCATAGTTCCCTATCTCTTCAAAGAAGATGAGGGTGGGGAAGTGTCTTTTCCTATCTCCTCTTTGgagccaagtttggtcattataattttgtagttttaatttttaattgttttgttattctttctattttcatttgtgtcttagAGAGTagtctgggggcactgagaggttaagttgtATTCCTAGGATCAGACAGCCAATGCGTGTCAGAGTCTGTAACTGAACTAGGGTCTTTTTGACTCAGAGGCTGGCTCTCAACCACCTATGCCAACCTACTGCTACCTCTTTTGATGGAGCTTTGACTAATACTTTGTTATATCATTAAAGGGGGCCAACTTAAGGTATTGTGGTGCCTATAACCTATTTATCTTTATATGTGACTAAAGCATTTCACTTTTTGACCAAAAATGGCGCATTTATCCTCTGTAATTTGTGTGTTACCCAGAACCCTCTGCCTTTCTGAAAGTCTTTGAAAAATCCCAACTTTAAAGTTGCTAAACATAAAAAGCAGTGAACTTATGGAAGACAAACTCCTAGTAATTTCAAAAGGTTTTTAATGACTAGCCTTTgtcatttacatttattattcCCCTCTCTTTCAATTTATGTATTTGGAGGGGAGTACCCTTTGTTGTTTTAGTTGCTCAGTCGTgattgactcttcatgaccctgtggtaTGCCAATGCTATCCAtgtggttttctttgtaaagatactggaatggcttgccatttccttctccagtggattaggcaaatacaggttaagtgacttacccgggataacacagctagtgagtatctgaactcaggccttcctgactccaggccgagtactctctccattgtgccacctaactgtctccTTAGGCACACTTAATCCAAGGCAACTTATAGATATTCTTGCAGATCAATGGTGTGGTGGATTCAGTAATAACCTTAGAATTGGgagggcctgagtttaaatccctcTCAGATACCTAATATCTCTGTGACCCTTAATAGTTCACATTACTTCTCTCAGTTTGTTCTCAGTGCTCTCAGagcacttcagttttctcatctctaaaatgaggataacaacagcCCCTACctgacagagttgttgtgaggaacaaatgagatcatgtgtgtAAATGGCTTTGCAAGCCTTGaagggctacataaatgctagatattattattattattattgttttgacaCGCTCAGAAAATCCTTTGTATGCCTATACAAATATGATTTAAAGTATTTAAGTTCCATGAGCAATATTTTAACACTCAATTTTAATCTGCAAACATTTCTGAGCATCTACTATGCGCTCAGGAAACATGTAGAaaataaaggaagcacaaaacaTAGAAGCTCCCCTCACAGTTACAGTCCAACTGGATAAGTAAAGCTTACATTGTCAGAAGTGTTAActaaagggggcagctagggggcacactgaatagagcactggccctggagtcaggaggacctgagttcaaattcagcctcagatgcttgacacacttaccagctgtgtcaccttgggcaagtcacttaaccccaattgccttgccttcccccctcaaaaaaaaaccccactccATTCCCAGTGATGGGGATTAGCTGCTTATATATCTGCTTCTTAGACTGAATCTCCCTAGACCACACGTCAGAGCCATGTGTATTATTAGATGTTTACCTTGGAGGAAAGGCAGCCAAACACCAAAGTGAAGAGCGCTTGCTGCTGCTCATTGGAGTGACTGATTATACTGTATAAACTATAAAGGAGCGTATGGATGCTTCCCTGATGCTGAGATAACCCAGTGCTAACAGGATAGTAAGATTCCCAACTACAACAAATACACTCAAGAGCCAGAAATAGAACAATAAATCACCAGTGATGCAATTCCCTTCAGAAAAATAGACTGAAATAGAATGATGCGCATGCTTTTTCTCACTGGGCCTAGAAAGAATGAGGAATAATGATGGAGAGTGGAAAcaagcaaatttaggtttgacagATAGGGAAAACTGCTCTTCAACTAGAACTTTCGGTCAGTAGGTCTTGGTTGATAATGGGTTCCCCTTCGCTGAAAGTCTTCATGCAAAGGCTAGATGACAGGGATGTTGTAGATAAGATATTTGTCCAGTTATGGATTGTAGTAGATGTTtgatgagatcccttccaacctctgaaattctgtgatttgtaTTTACCTTCATAAGATTCTTAGAACGTTTCAGAACTCTGAGGATTCATTGTTTCTGCAGTGCAAAAATGTGTCTCCAAAAAATGGGTTATGCATAATCTATGCAACAATTTTATTGCAAGGCACAGGAAGCGTGCATTTCTATGATGAAAATTGTACAGATAGATACAGATGGAAGATAGATgatatagcatttattaaatgctttattatgtgctaggtactgtgaatgcaaaacagtttctgccctcaaggagtttacattctaatagggaaagacagcacataaaagggaGGTAAAAAGgcatggaggggagaggggaagtacCCACGTAGGGCAAGGTCCAGAGGAGTCCAGAGAGTCATGGATTGAACCAGGCTTGGAGACAGCATGGTTAGTGTGGATGCCTTCTCAAATGGAGGTTCCAGAAAAAGCTCACCAGTAAGAGGAGGGCATTGTACAGCTAGAGTCATCATCAGTATGAAGATGGCCACTGGGGTCCAGAATGAGTCCTGGGAGTTGTGGTCTGAACTAGGTCTGGATAGGAGCAAATTTGGCATGGATGCTTCTTCTAAAGGAGGCCTGAGGATGAATTCACCAATCACAGGAGAAGATAGGCCTTGAGTTAAATGTTCAAAAGGAGTCTAGGTAGTCAAGTCATGGGCTGAAAGTAGTTAACTTCAAATATGAATATCTATTGAGCTAAAAACAGTTTCGTAGCTTAAAGTTCAAGTAGCTTTGTTTGAATGAGCGTTTTGTAGTAAGGACAATACTGATAAGATTTATTGTCTCTATTCGATGGCAAGAAATGTTAGCATTCCcgtatatcattttatatatccTGGAATACCTATTTATGTCACAGTAACAAGTACATGGTATTATATTAGATGTTTTCAAACAACACTTTATAAAATGTTTGAATACACGATATATAAATCCACCAAATTGTCACATGTGTCTATGGCTCTCATTAGGCAATAAAACACAGAAAATCCTCTGCCATTAAAATTAAAGTCTCCTGTGTTCTAGTATACAGGCAGATCAAATTGCATCCATATGAGCCCCATAATATCCATTTACCATTTCATTATTATTTGTCCCTTCTATACACAGAGCTTTAGGACACAAATATAAGCCAAATGGCTCCTTTAAGAATTTTGTTTCATCCCATTAAATTCTTCATTCCCTCATTCACACTCAGGCATATCTGTTTCTAAATCAATTTTTAGAagtaatgaagattttttttggtgCAATTCGTTATCCTTTAAATTTATAATCTGTTTTATTCTGTCCTATTCCCTGAATACATTCAAAACGGGAAAGTACTTTCAAAAGGCTAGCCTTCTGCCCTAGGCCCAGTGTAGTATCTCAGTTGGTACAATTGAGTACCTAGGCAATGCCTGGGTCtcaaagtgatattcctgaaTAGCCATCTGACATGGCTTTGGGGATGAGGTCATCTTATGTAGACACCCTCTTTGAAAACTGacaaacagcttttttttttcattctagaaATTTAATTACAGCCATGTAATTTTTACTCTTGCATTTTCTCAAtagttttttccttatatttgcccttttcctttcctacttgGCGAGATTTGGCTTTTCGCTCAAGGATCTTTTTGCGATCTTTGTCCAGCTTTAGCCTTGTGATTACTACCTTGCTGGGATGAATGCCCACATGGGCAGTTGTACCATTAGCCTTCTCCTGCTGCACACACTCAATGTAGATCACATACTTCTTTCTGTAAACCTGGACCACTTTGCCAATTTGCTGTCCTTTGTAGTGTCCTTGAATAACCTGGACTTCATTATCTTTTTGAATAGGCATGGAGTGGACATTGTACTTCTGTCTCAGCTCCTTAGAGAGAGCAGAATACAAAAATATGGAACACTCACGAATTTGCATGTCATCCTTGcgcaggggccatgctaatcttgTCTGTAtcgttccaattttagtatatgtgctgccgaAGAGAGcaccaaacaactttaaagaagTAATCTTTTGTGCCCTATTCCTTTCCAATCAATACTACCCCTCTAACCCCCATATACAAAGTATCTTAGAACTAATACTCAGCTTAGTTTAGAAATAACAGTTGTTAATGATATGGGAATTAGATGGCCCAATTAGGAATAGGCTATGTTATTCAAAAGAGATGTTTGACATTTGACAGTAGTTGACCCCTTTAATGAAATCTAAAGAAATCCCCTTTTACtctttgaaataatttaaaaatagtttttgttaATTGGTTTAGTGGAAacttgagaggcagcatgttaGAGTAGATAGCACTCTGGAcccagagccaggaaggcctgagtaGAAGTTCTGCCCCTGACCCATGTTGGCTCTGTGACTCTTTAATTACTTAGTGGCCCCAGGCAATggtataaattgcagagaaggtgttgatcTTCTTTGATTGTGGGAGTTCCCCTAATAAGTGAAACCACAGAtccagtaaaaagaaaaagaaaggaaagaaggaaggaaggaagaaagaaggaaggaaagacagaaagaaagaaagaaagagaaaaaaaaaggaaagaaggaaagaaagaaagaaagaaaagaaggaagaaaggaaaagaaggaaggaaggaaggaagaaaggaaaagaaggaaggaaggaagaaagaaaggaagaaaaaaagaaatttaactttGGACGTCAACACAAACAACTAACATTTGCTTACTAATTGATACAAAAtgtgtaaccatggacaagtcatttaactgctttgGGATccagattcctcacctgtaaactaTCAGTTCTGGTCTTGGCCTCTGTGGTATCTTCTAGTACTGAATTTAGGATCCTGGGATACtagatttaaataaattaatttcatcACCTAAGGCATCATAACACTTCTTCAATAATTCCCCCCGTCTCTGTGATGattctttgttcatttatttgtatttactctTCTTCATATGAGCTTTTCTAACAACAgtgctactagcagctgctgtggaggattaagaccaacaacactagcacacaggagggctggtagcacaggtttttttgatctgcttttctaaggaaaggaacttcaaggggtttacaatctcactttaattaaacgtacatataGCATTCTCTTaggtcagggggaaaagtcagcaccctgaatttcagagaaaacaaaaattacaagcagaaattacataaacagagcaaataacacaaatcagcagacagggcttctgtctgtccatagcaatacatacatagttaatcagagaggaaaaagtaccaccatctggattttcaaagctggggaggctccttaatggctacccagagtcctttctggtgaaatcacagtaacactctttcaatgagtgagccccccaggcaaaatgctaacttcagagtatacatacacttcttcagggtcagagggcttcacaaccatgtgactcaaactcatgtgacttaggctttcttgcgacttaagcagatcatcaaagactcctgattcaagcaaagactcttgattgaaataaaggcaagactcaatcaaaggcacttaattaccttagtgctgagaagcatgcaaaaaggaaaaacagcaaaaagtcccactttgcttgccattacagcataATAAATGTGTActccattctactttttttttcttattttgcgttatttcaaaaaagttttcccagattccttaattctttctcaTACTTGTCAATCTTAATTGTATTATTTCATTGAGCTAACTACATTATCTTGCACAAATTATTTAACAATTCCTCTGTTGTTGGCTATTTAGGCCTGCATGTACTCTTAGTTAGTCTCATAAATGGAGTTGGAGTCTCTGAATTATGAGTAGTTAAAATTTGAGTTATCTGGTTGCTGTTAGCATCCCCTAAGAGGCCAATAAATACTACTGTGAACTTTTACAGCATTCTTATTCTGGAGAGAATGGGACAAGGGAGAACAGATTTTTGAAATTGAAACTTtaagtgatgatggtgatgggacAAATAGTCATCTTTGATATCTGAGAGAATAAATAGTGCTCAACAAATctgattattttttgtttatgaTCACATTTTATGTGATAGTATATATCTGTTGGGTATGGGAATGATTATGGATGTGCTGCAGAAAAGGGACTTATGCGTCCTTTATCTATAGCAACAATTACCCAGGTAACCATCTAGAAATCTAATTGTGAGCCtacatttttgaaatgaaaagtATTACCTTAGTTTTAGGTGTAATAGTGCACAAAATGAGGCTTTGATTCAAAGTGCTTGAGACTAGAATGAAGCTGGGTCTGAATAACTTCTTATAAACTATTAGAAAACAAAAATCACCATCTTTGTTGTAATTAAGTTTGCTAATTTTCCCTGTTGCTTTTCATTTAAGTAGTAGTGGAAGGGTCATACTGGAATTAGATAATTTACGAAATAGGCATTTGAAATGGTTTAGTATAGACATTATTAtacccacatttttttttttccattttgaaaactaaaacataGAGATAAAAGATTTGGCTTGACAAGATTAATCAGCACCATTGCCAAAGCTCTGTTTGACAATGAAGTTTGAATGCATGCTAAGAAGGGCCCTGTGGGAACTCCCCTGTGGGAAGCTATGAGTGGAGCGTTATTATTTCTTCAAAAAAGTATAGCTGGAGGGGCAACCCTAATCCAAAtcatggggagaggaagagatggaaaaggcAACTACAAATGAAGGTGAGTAGAATGACAGATTAAGTGAAGCATATAAATTAGATAGGATAAGTGAAGAGGAGTCTAGAATGGAAAAGTCAGAATTGAAACCAGGAAGAAACTGGAAATAACTGGAATTGATGGAGATAAGCTGCTCAATAAAGAGGAAGACTAGCTCATCACCTCATGATGACGGATGAGACATGGGAGCCATGTTTACCTGGTGTAACTTCAAGGCAAAATGCGGGTACCTGGAGTCCTGATAGATATAGGTTCCAGTTAGACAAAGTGTTCAATCTAATTCAACTGAagaaacattaagcacctact
It includes:
- the LOC118851217 gene encoding 60S ribosomal protein L26-like; translated protein: MQIRECSIFLYSALSKELRQKYNVHSMPIQKDNEVQVIQGHYKGQQIGKVVQVYRKKYVIYIECVQQEKANGTTAHVGIHPSKVVITRLKLDKDRKKILERKAKSRQVGKEKGKYKEKTIEKMQE